In Blastopirellula sp. J2-11, a single genomic region encodes these proteins:
- a CDS encoding ABC transporter permease subunit/CPBP intramembrane protease, giving the protein MSWYNIKLILFRELRDQMRDRRTLFSIVILPVLLYPLMGLLVMQVMQFRQQNPARLQIVGAAELPDSPPLLDGENFSSDLMLKDWSPEMFEIEILEATIDPEIIRQTAQDAIAAGQFDALIYFPPGFAERVEQFRDHVNGDDSSNSSDAPTEFPQPQIFVNSAREKSIVAHQRFSTILTRWRDKVIERNLAAHDVPPEVTNPFTVAEIDLSEDPERRTFIWSKIFPFIVVVWALTGAFYPAIDLCAGEKERGTLETLLSSPALRSEIVGGKLLAIMTFSIATSLLNLASMGLTATLVMGQLSAAGAASRLNFGPPPVWSVGWLLLALIPMAALFSALALAVAALARSSKEGQYYLLPLLMVNLPLVILPILPSVEIGLANSLIPVTGVLLLMKTLMEGNYHDALIYAPGVVLVTTVCIWLSIKWAIDQFNNESVLFSESERFDVKAWAIHLYRDRLATPKAGAAIMIGLLILMIRYFAGPLFTLPTTGGGFVAYILSIQFLTILLPVLLAAALLARSWRETFLLKIPYVMTVPAAILLALAVHPFSIMLGSWVRNQFPVDAQTTQQLEELLGPALEGLPFVVVILLMAALPAICEEFAFRGFILSGLRHMGHKWGAIVITALFFGATHGMLQQSITATVVGILVGYLAVQSRSLYACMAYHVTHNSLAIGLTALRAEGIQDSDWLAYIFKPTPAESELDLAAIVDQAFPYQPVLVGTCAVAFVLLIYYFATLPATFSDEERLQKALTRQPSDSGAATRNSAKESAAREQA; this is encoded by the coding sequence ATGAGTTGGTACAACATCAAGCTGATCCTGTTCCGCGAATTGCGCGATCAAATGCGCGATCGCCGCACGCTTTTTTCGATCGTCATCTTGCCGGTCCTGCTCTACCCGCTGATGGGTCTGCTCGTGATGCAGGTAATGCAGTTTCGGCAGCAGAACCCGGCGCGGCTGCAAATTGTCGGCGCCGCCGAGTTGCCCGATTCGCCGCCGCTGTTGGATGGGGAGAACTTCTCCAGCGACCTCATGCTGAAAGATTGGTCGCCCGAGATGTTCGAGATCGAAATTCTCGAAGCGACGATCGATCCCGAAATCATTCGCCAAACGGCGCAAGACGCGATCGCCGCCGGCCAGTTTGACGCGCTCATTTACTTTCCGCCTGGTTTCGCCGAGCGGGTTGAGCAGTTTCGGGATCACGTCAACGGCGACGACTCATCCAACTCAAGCGACGCTCCGACCGAGTTTCCTCAGCCGCAAATCTTTGTCAATTCGGCGCGAGAAAAATCGATCGTCGCCCATCAGCGCTTTTCGACAATTTTGACGCGCTGGCGCGACAAAGTGATCGAGCGCAACCTGGCGGCGCATGATGTTCCGCCCGAAGTGACCAATCCATTTACCGTCGCCGAAATCGATCTCTCCGAAGATCCGGAACGTCGCACGTTTATCTGGTCCAAAATTTTTCCGTTTATCGTCGTCGTCTGGGCGCTGACCGGCGCCTTCTATCCGGCGATTGACTTGTGCGCCGGCGAAAAAGAACGCGGCACGCTCGAAACGTTGCTCTCGAGCCCGGCGCTGCGATCCGAAATCGTCGGCGGCAAACTGCTGGCGATCATGACGTTTAGCATCGCGACCTCTTTATTAAATCTCGCCAGCATGGGACTGACGGCGACTTTGGTGATGGGACAACTCTCGGCGGCCGGCGCCGCCAGCCGCTTGAATTTTGGACCGCCGCCGGTCTGGTCGGTCGGCTGGTTGCTGTTGGCTTTGATTCCAATGGCCGCGTTGTTCAGTGCGCTCGCTTTGGCGGTCGCGGCGCTGGCTCGCAGCAGCAAAGAAGGCCAGTATTATCTGTTGCCGCTGTTGATGGTCAATCTGCCGCTGGTGATTTTGCCGATCCTCCCTTCCGTCGAAATCGGTTTGGCGAACAGCTTAATTCCGGTGACCGGCGTCTTACTGCTGATGAAAACGTTGATGGAAGGGAACTACCATGACGCGTTGATCTATGCTCCCGGCGTCGTCCTGGTGACGACGGTCTGCATCTGGCTCTCGATCAAATGGGCGATTGATCAGTTCAACAACGAATCGGTGCTATTCAGCGAAAGCGAACGCTTTGATGTGAAAGCCTGGGCGATTCATCTCTACCGGGATCGACTCGCCACACCGAAGGCCGGCGCCGCGATCATGATCGGTCTGCTGATCTTGATGATCCGCTATTTCGCCGGTCCTCTCTTCACGTTACCAACCACAGGCGGCGGCTTCGTCGCTTACATTTTGTCGATCCAATTTTTGACCATCCTGCTGCCGGTCCTGCTTGCAGCCGCGCTGTTGGCTCGCAGCTGGCGCGAAACGTTTCTCCTCAAAATTCCCTACGTCATGACGGTCCCCGCGGCGATCTTGTTGGCGCTGGCCGTCCATCCTTTCTCGATCATGCTCGGGTCGTGGGTCCGCAATCAATTTCCGGTCGACGCCCAAACGACCCAGCAATTAGAAGAACTATTGGGCCCGGCGCTGGAAGGCTTGCCCTTTGTGGTCGTGATCCTGTTGATGGCGGCCCTTCCCGCGATCTGCGAAGAGTTCGCGTTCCGCGGCTTCATCCTCTCAGGCCTGCGGCACATGGGTCACAAATGGGGCGCGATCGTGATCACAGCCCTCTTCTTTGGGGCGACGCACGGCATGCTGCAGCAGTCGATCACAGCGACGGTGGTCGGCATTCTGGTCGGTTATCTCGCGGTGCAGTCGCGTAGTCTCTACGCTTGCATGGCGTATCACGTCACCCACAACAGCCTGGCGATCGGCTTGACGGCGCTGCGCGCCGAAGGAATCCAAGATTCAGACTGGTTGGCCTACATCTTCAAACCGACTCCGGCCGAGTCGGAGCTGGATCTCGCGGCGATCGTCGATCAAGCATTTCCGTACCAGCCGGTCTTGGTCGGGACTTGCGCCGTCGCGTTTGTCCTGCTGATCTATTATTTCGCCACGTTGCCGGCGACATTCTCGGACGAAGAACGCCTGCAAAAAGCGCTGACGCGGCAACCCTCGGATTCTGGCGCCGCAACGCGCAACTCGGCGAAAGAATCCGCCGCCCGCGAACAAGCGTAG
- a CDS encoding DUF1559 domain-containing protein, which translates to MARTRPGFTLVELLVVIAIIGVLIALLLPAVQQAREAARRTSCTNQMKQLGLALHNYHDTHGAFPYGSWGAASYMSWHVSILPFLEQKSLYDQFDVTKAYNVSPNDVLREIRVDAYMCPSSTQEKSQAETEFYTMHYYGVMGPVGTIPGTSSVDYPHNAGSGSYGGFAKSGMWYHGEVRRFRDVVDGLSNTAFVAEKSWVFANGSDAKYREWTRGGRKNEFMIPCKNVEFPINSDVVSRFNSISYGSNHPGGCMSMQGDGSVQFLSETIDFDHYLSMASMNGGEVFSLNN; encoded by the coding sequence ATGGCTCGAACACGCCCCGGATTCACTCTTGTGGAACTACTCGTAGTGATCGCCATTATTGGCGTATTGATCGCCCTTTTGTTGCCAGCGGTGCAACAAGCACGCGAAGCGGCTCGGCGAACCTCCTGCACCAACCAGATGAAGCAACTTGGTTTAGCTTTGCATAACTACCACGACACGCATGGCGCATTTCCTTACGGTTCGTGGGGAGCTGCTTCGTATATGAGCTGGCACGTTTCGATCCTTCCATTTCTGGAGCAAAAGTCGCTGTACGATCAGTTTGATGTTACGAAGGCTTATAATGTGAGCCCCAATGACGTGCTTCGCGAAATTCGTGTGGATGCCTACATGTGCCCGAGCTCTACGCAGGAAAAGTCGCAAGCAGAAACAGAATTTTACACCATGCATTACTACGGCGTGATGGGACCAGTCGGAACCATTCCCGGGACATCCAGCGTCGACTACCCGCACAATGCAGGCTCAGGCAGCTATGGTGGTTTTGCAAAGTCGGGGATGTGGTATCACGGCGAAGTTCGTCGGTTCCGGGATGTGGTTGATGGGCTCAGCAACACCGCTTTTGTCGCTGAAAAGTCGTGGGTGTTCGCCAATGGAAGTGACGCCAAATATCGTGAGTGGACTCGCGGCGGTCGAAAAAACGAATTTATGATCCCCTGTAAAAATGTCGAGTTTCCGATCAATTCCGATGTTGTGAGTCGCTTCAATAGCATCAGTTACGGGAGTAATCATCCAGGCGGTTGCATGTCGATGCAGGGAGACGGTTCCGTTCAATTTCTTTCTGAGACGATCGATTTTGATCACTATCTTTCGATGGCCAGCATGAATGGTGGAGAAGTTTTTTCGCTCAACAACTAA